The nucleotide window AACATCTGGCTGGCAGGCCAGGCTCTGGATCGACTGAAAATGCAGGTTGGTCAGACCATCACCCTCGGTGAAAAAGCCTTTCTTATCGAGCGTGTCATCGTGCAGGAGCCTGACCAGCAATCCGGCTTTTACAGCATGAACCCCCGCGCAATGATTTCCCTGCAGGATCTGGATGACACCGGCGTCCTCGGAGCCGGCAGCCGCTACCGGCATAACCTGCTTGTTGCTGCGGAGGAGCAAGAAAGGGAAAGGCTGGAGCAAGCACTGGCGGCAACACTTCGACCGGATCAGGAAGTGGAGACGGTGGTGAACACGGAGCTTCGTGAGCGAGGTCCCATCCAGCAACTGTTCCTTTGGTCGCAACTGGCCATCATGCTGGTAGTACTGCTCTGTGCTGCGGCGATATTCCTGACTGCCCGCCATCGTGCCCGGCAGCAGCAAACCCTGTGCGCAGTCATGAAAACCGTGGGTGCCAACCAGCAACAGATCGCCAAACGGCTATTGGGTGCTGACGCTCTGGCCCTGTTTATACCCGCCCTGGCCGGGGTACTGCTTGCTTCCATGCTAGGTGCGTTCATTGCCACACGCCTCGATAGCAATGCCCCATTCCAGTGGCAGGCTGTACTCCAGGGCCTGACTGGCCCGGTTATCCTTTGGCTCGGTTTCGCAGCGCCCACACTCTGGCAACAACTGTCGCTGTCACCGCTTTCCCTGCTGAGAGGAGCAGATGACATTGGCAGCCGCCTGCCAATGCTGATTGCCCTGGCAACCCCCATTCCTCTGGCACTGCTTCTCACAGGCTCGTTTACCACTCTGTGGCCGCTGCTGCTGTTAACCTGTGCGATCGCGATTGGCCTGCCCGTGTTGCTTTGGCCGCTGATCATGCTGATCGACAGCCTGCTCCGCAGTGCCCCCTTGCCTGCCAGGCTCGCATTCCGTCGGCTGAGTCGTCGCAAGACCACTACCCTGCCCCTTCTGGCTGCGCTGATCATTTCCCTGTCGGTGCTCTCCATGTCCATGCACGCAGGACGTCAGCTACTTTCAGACTGGCAGAGCACCCTGCCCGAACAGGCACCGAATTATTTCGTCATCAATCTCTTCGATGAAGACCTGGAGGGCTTTGAGCAGTGGCTTGATCAACATAACAGTGATGTACAGCCGCTCTATCCCGTAGTGCGCGCCAGGCTGACCAGTATCAATGGTGAGTCGGTTCGTGATGCCGTGACAAAAGAGGAAGATCGTGCCGAACGCGCGTTGAACAGGGACCTCTCTCTGACCGAGAGCAACACGCTACCCGACAGTAATCTTGTCTCTGAAGGCCGCATGGCCAACCAACCCGGGGAAGTGACAGTAGAAAGCAAGCTGGCAGACTCTCTGGGGCTCAAAGTGGGCGACGAAGTCACCTTTACAGGGTCCGCCATGCCCATCACCGCCTCGGTAACCGGTCTTCGCGAAGTGGACTGGGAAAGCTTTGCGCCGAACTTCTACTTCATGTTCGCTGAAGGAACCCTGTCTTCCCAGGATCGTACCTGGATTACCAGCTTCTACCTGCCGGAGGACCGGGCCGCTGAGCTCAGCCAGCTCGTTGGACAATTCCCGCAAGTGAGCTTGCTGGATGTTAACGCGATCCTTTCCAGCCTTCAGGATATTATTGCCCAGGCCAGCCAGGCAGCCTTTATGGTCGGCGCCCTGTTGATGGCGGCGGCATTGCTGGTACTGAGTGCAGCCATACTCACTACGGCAGATCAACTGCGCCGTGATAACAGTCTCCTGACTACGCTGGGCGCAGAGACTCCCATATTGCGGAAAACCGCTGCTTTGCAGGCGTTCTTCATGACCGGTGGCGCAGCGTTGCTGGCCACTCTCATACACAGCCTGGCATTGTGGCCGTTGGGCGAGCGCCTGTTTGACGGCAGGTTGCCCTTCAGTCTCTGGCAGGCCCTTCCCTGGTTGCTGCCACTACTGCTGACGTTAACAGTGGCTTTTCTTCCACCGATGACAAGCCGGGAGCAAGCACGTCAGTAGCACTATGACCGAGGCTCCTCCCGGGTCAGCAACAGGAACAGCATTAGCGCCGAGACGCTGGCCATCGTCATCAGCAGCGTCATGGGTAATGGGGTGCCATTATGGAAACTGCCCAGAGCGGCACCCACCACCCCCGCCATCAGGAACTGCAGGGTGCCATTCAGCCCTGTCGCGGCACCACTATCACGCTCAAACAGGCTGAGGAAGCAGGCAATGCCATTGGGCATCACCAGAGCCATCATGCCGCACACTACCATCACCAGCGGGATCACCATCCACAGGGTCAACCACCCACTGAGTGAAAGTAGCAGGAGCACCATGGCCGCCACACTCTGGATGATCAACCCGGCTCGCATGATGGCAGCGGTTTCATAGTAACGGAGCAGAATCACGTTAAGCCGATTCAGGGCGAGCATGGTCACCACATTCGCCCCGAAGGCGATCGGAAACTGGGCCGCACTGAGCCCGAAGTAATCCATGTACAGAAAAGCGGCATCCGTGATAAACGTGAACATGGCACTGAAGGACAGCGCATTGGCAAGAATGAACCCCATCGCCCGGCGCTCACGGACTACCCGCCCATAGGATGTGAACAACCGCTTGCGCAAAGGCTCATTCCCACCTTGTGCACTGACCGTGGGCAACATGAACGCAACCACCAGCCCCAGCATCATGCCGTAGATGGCGAGCATGTAAAAAATGCTTTCCCATCCCGCGGTGCTTAATAATAACGAGCCAATTGCAGGAGCCAGTAGTGGCGCCAGGAGCATCACCAGTCCGATGGTGGTGAGAACTCGTGCCGCTTCCTTTCCTGAAAAATGATCACGGACAGAAGCCGCCGCAATGACCGCTGTGGCACCGCCACCCAGGGCCTGCAGAAAGCGCAGCACATAGAGCTGCTGCACATCCGCTGAAAACGGAATCATCAAGCTTCCTGCTACAAATAGCAGCAAGCCTCCGTAAGCCACCGGTTTACGCCCAAATTGATCTGAGAATGGCCCTCCCAGCCACTGACCGGCCGCCACCCCCATGACATAGACGCTCACGGAGATCTCCACATCATGGATGGGCACCTGGAAATGGCCTGCCATGGTCAACAATGCCGGCAAATAGGTATCAATGGCCAGAGGGCCAAGCGCGACCAGTGAACCGAGAATGACGGCCAGCCGGCCTGCGCTGATAGTAGGCATAAAGGTCCCGTTGTGTGTGCGAGCGGCAAGTCTATCCTAGCTGGCGCCCTGCATCACCGAAAAATGAATACGATTCACAAACGGTAACCAAGCGCACACTTGGTACCCGAAACGTAAAAGGGCCCAGAAAGCGGTTGCCAGCTGCCGGACAGGCTGTGAGTATTACCCCGAACCATTATGAGTGTACTGCATGCTTTCTGTGCCAACCGGATGTTCGGCCAGCGTTTTTTGCCTGGCCATGGATAACCTGCTTCTGATTTCTTCCCTCCCCTCCACCCTCTTTGATCACCCTCGCCAGGAGGCTCCATGGAGTTAGAAATCGCCTATCAGTTGGCCATCATCACCGTTGTTGCCTTTGCCTGTCAGTGGCTTGCCTGGCGGATCAAACTCCCTGCGATTCTGCCCCTGTTGCTCACCGGCCTGGCGCTGGGTCCGCTCACTGGCGTGGTCTCACCGCAAGACTTGTTCGGCGATCTGCTACTACCCGGCGTCTCTCTGGCGGTCTCGATTATCCTCTTTGAAGGTGCAATGACCCTGCGATTCGATGAGATTCGCGGTCTTGAGAAAACGGTACAGCGACTGGTGACCTGGGGCGCGCTGATCACCTGGTCGGTTGTGACCCTGTCCGCGTGGTGGCTGCTGGATTTGCCCCTGGGCCTGGCGCTGCTGTTTGGAGCCCTGGTGGTAGTGACCGGCCCGACGGTTATTGTTCCGCTGCTACGTAGTGTGCGGCCAGTCAGCAGCGTATCCCGCCTGCTGCGATGGGAAGGCATCGTGATTGATCCCATCGGCGCCATTCTCGCGGTATTGGCCTACGAGCTGGTGGTTGCCACCGGGCAGGACGGGGCCATCCTCCATTCTCTCTGGCTGTTCTTCCAGGCCATTCTGGTCGGTGGCGTGATTGGTTCCCTGGTCGCTCTGGGACTTGCCGAGCTGCTTCGTCGTCACCTGATCCCGGAATACCTGCGCAGCTTCCTGGTGCTATCCATGGTGATCGGGGAGTTTGTGCTGGCCAATGGCCTCAGTGAAGAATCCGGCCTGGTGGCCGTTACCGCGACCGGTATCGTGCTTGCCAACCGTAAGGGTGTGCGCACCGATGACATTCTCCACTTCAAGGAGAACCTCTCGGTGATGCTCATTTCAGTGCTGTTTATCGTGCTTGCAGCCCGTCTGCAAATGGAGGAGCTAAGCCAGTTGAGTGCGACCGCCCTGGCGGTACTGGTGATTATCCAGCTGGTTGCCCGTCCACTTTCGGTACTGGCCTCGACAATGGGGTCTTCGCTCAATTGGCGGGAAAAGTCACTGCTCGCGTGGATTGCCCCTCGCGGTATTGTGGCAGCGGCAATCTCGGCGCTGTTTGCCGAGCGTCTCCAGCAGAATGGCGTGGCTGGTGCGGAAATGCTGGTCCCTCTCACCTTTATGGTGATCATCGGCACGGTGGCATTGCAGAGTCTTACTGCCAGACCGCTGGCGAGACTGTTGAAAGTGGCAGAGCCGGCTCCACGCGGCTTCCTGATCATCGGCGGCAACCCGGTAGCCAGAGCCATTGGCGCAGCGCTACAAAAGAACAACTTCCCGGTCACTGTCACTGATTCAAGCTGGGAAGCGATTCGCGCAGCTCGCATGGAGGGGCTGGGAACCTTTTATGGTAACCCGGTATCCCAGCATGCAGACCAATACCTGGATCTCGTGGGGAGCGGCAAGCTTCTCGGCCTTAGCCCCCGCCGTGAATTGAACACCATGTCCACCATGCGCTACCGGATTGAATTCGGCGAACAGAATATTTTCAGCCTTCCCACTCTGAAGACGGACAAGGAAGTGAAGCATGAGGTGGCACCCGAGCATCGTGGAGCCACTCTCTTTGGTGCCGACATGAGCTATGCCCGCCTCGCCAGTCTGTTGAGCCAGGGAGCGGAAATTCGAAAAACCCGCCTCACAGAAGAGTTCGATTTTGACGCCTATCGCAATACGCCCGGGCGTCAGGTTTGGCCTCTTTTTGCGATCGACCCACGTGATCGCATTCAGGTGTTCACTGCGGAGTCACAGCCCGAGCCCAAGGCAGGCTGGCATGTACTGGGCCTGATCAAGGAAGATGCAGCAAAGGAAGAGGCAAGGGCTGAAGCCCGCGCAGAAGCGGCGGCCGAGAAAGTAGCCGCCGACAAAGAGAAGGAAAAAGACAAGGATAACCAGTAAACCCGAACGGCCGCTGTACGATGAATGTGTAGAGCCAAGAGCCTCAGCGGCCAGATCGGGCTTCGTCTTCACCCACCACCGCATCAATCAAGCCACAGACTCGACCATCATCAAGATGGCAGTCTGGCTTGTCCTGCCACTCAGTCATGGCGGATCGCATTCTTTCACTTAATGCCTGCAACTCGCGAATGCGAGATTCCACTTCTTCCAGTCGGCGTTCAATCAGGCTGCGTACCTGAACGCAGGGCGTTTCCCCTTCTTCCGAGGCAGTCGCCAGAGACTGGATATCCGCCAGAGTAAACCCCAGGGATCGCGCCTTGAGGGCAAACCGCAGCAAGCGCAAATCCGCCACGTCGTAATGACGGTAACCATTTCCCGGATCCCGGAAGGGTTTGAGCAGACCAATATCGGTGTAATGCCTGACTGTTTCACTGGTCGTGTCGGCCTGACGTGCCAGATCAGAAACGCGCATGGTGTCACTCTCCTCGGGTTGTAGCCATCCAGCGGGCCAAGGCATCCGGAATCGGGCGGTCATGTTGTTCATGATACGCGATAATAGCTTGAGACAAATTCCCCGGGCCTATTTGATCGGACAGCCGATTGAGAAAGGCAGTTCCCTCCTTATCCAGAGCCGGGTCGGCTTCTCCCATACTGGCAAGCGTACATTGCAAGGAGGTGTCGGCCAGCACCCTGCTCTCAGGATTTTTAGCCCATTGGGCCTGCATAGCCGAGGCCACCCAAACACAATGACCATGGGCCCGGGCATACACCCCAGCCAGCTGCCACAGCCATGGGTCCTCTCCCAGCGCCGCCCTCATGGCGTCAAGGCTCGCCAGCGCCTGATACTTGTCTCCCTCTGAAAAAGCACGTTGCAGCTGCCAGACCGCCGGCTCAGGGCCCTCTCGTTGCGCCGCCAACGCAATGGTTTCACAGGGCTGGCCGGCACACTGCGCAAGCCACAGCGCCAATACCGGGCTGCGCCCCTGTGCCAGGCCCGATAACACGTCAGCCTCCGGCGTGTTGCTCAAGGTCGACAGAAACTCCTTGCCGTCCGCTGAAGTCAGCCATTCTTGCTGCGATTCCAATGCGACTAGATCCAGGCCCGTGGTGTAATCATGGAACTGGTCTACGGTGTAACGCTTACCTGAGCGGCCGGCAACTCGAATAAAGGCAACTGGCGAGACCTCGTTCGCCTCATAAGCGGAAAAATGGAGACGCAGGCGCACTGCAAATCGTTCGGGATTTTCGTTGAACCCGGTAACGGCAAAAGATTGAAAACGGGTATCAATCAGCCACTTTTCGAGGATGAAGGTGGGCACGCCCACAACCGCCTGCCGCTTCAGTAATGCATTCAATGAGCCAGTCTGAAGATCCGCGCGGATAGCTGACAGCGTGGCCGACTCAGCAGCATGGATCTGTTGGGTTGTGCACAACCACAGCCAAAGAAAAATTCGCAACGACACCCGACGCATGCAATGACCCACTCGCAAATTAGCGAGACTAGCATATCTCCCCAGAGCGGGTCCGGCATGGGGGTATCTGCGGTTCAGCCAGCTTAACGGGCGGGATAACCAGTGATACGACGGATTGAGCGATACAACGGTGCCAGTTGTGGATACAAACGCTGATAAACGTGCCGATAGAGCTTGTCATACGTTCGCGCATATTCGGGGCGAGGCATAAAACGGGCCCCAGGGCGCGTCATAGCGTGCACCGCAGCCTGGTGATCATGGTGAATGCCCATGGCGACAGCGATGTTTATTGCCGCGCCCAAACCTGAGGTTTCACTGGTGTGCGGTCGCTCGGCAGGGATGCCGAAGATGTCCGCCGTGATCTGCATGATGACATCACTCTGGGAGCCCCCTCCTGATACTTTGAGGTGAGTGACCTTGACGCCGTTACGCTTTTCCAGACGCTCCTTGCCTTCACGGAGCGCATAAGCGATCCCTTCAATGATGGCTCGGTAGAGATGCGCCCGGGTATGCACATCACCGAAGCCGACAATGGCGCCCTTGGCTTCCGGGCCAGGGATACGGACCCCCGGATTCCAGAACGGCTGTAGCGTCAGCCCCATGGCGCCAGGGGGGGTCTCGGTCAGAAACGATTCAAACAACGATTCCGGTGAGACACCCAGCTGCTCAGCTCGATCCACTTCTTCTCTGGCGAACTCCCGTTTGAACCAGTTCACCATCCAGTAGCCACGCTGCACTATAATTTCAGAATTGAAGCGATCAGGGACTGCTGCGCCGTAGGCTGGCACAAAGGGGATCGGTTCCACATAGCGTGCATTGCAGGTATTGAAGGTGGCGGTGGTGCCATAGCTGAGATTGCCGATCTCGGGTGAGAATGCACCTGAGCCCAACACTTCACAGGCCTTGTCTGCGCCACTGGCGATCACAGGAAGGCCCTGCGGAATTCCGGTGTGGCGGCTGGACTTTTCGGTAATGCGGCCGATTTGCTCGCCGGGCGCAACCAACTCCGGGAGTTGATCAGGCCGGATTCGCAATGCCTTCCATTTCATGTCATGACTCGCGGCCCACTGGCTGCGTTTGTAGTCATACGGGATATAGCCCACCTGCGCGGCGGTACAATCACGGATTTCACCGGTGAGTCTGTAATTCAGATAGCCTGACAACAGCAGAAAGTGTGTGGTCCGAGACCAGATGTCCGGCTCATCCTCGGCAAGCCAGTTGCACTCCGCTTTGGACTGAAACTGGCGGAGAGTCTCACCCTGCCCCAGCAATTTTACCGGGGCAGATAGCCATAATGGCAGCTCCGGGGGGCGTGCGGCACGGCGCTGGTCCAGCCAGATAATGACCGGGCGCAATGGCTTCTTGCGTGAATCCAGACACACCACAGAGGCGCGCTGGGTGGTAAGCGACACGCCCACAACACGTGCTTTCAGCTCTGGGAACTCCAGCCACAAGGCCTGACAGGCCTGGCCCAGTTCTTCCCAGAAATAATCGGCATCCTGTTCTGCCCAGCCAGGCTGGCGAGCCACATAGGGTTCGATATGGCGCTGCGCCTTGGCAACCAGTTCACCGGCGGCATCGAACAGCATGGCACGGGAACTCTGGGTACCCTGATCCAGCGCCAGAAACAGGGGGGCTTCCATCAGCCCGCTTTCCTGTTATCCACCACCGGTGCAACAGGTACGCCGTAGAACTGCTGATGAATGTCCAGATAGCGGCTCAGTTCCTTTTCCCAGCGTTCATCGTCCCAACCCAGCGCGGCCTTGATCTGCTCGCGACGGCGTTCAAGTACCGCCACCCCAGCCTGAGGTCGTGTCAGGCCCAGACGGGTGCGCCTTAGCATCAGGTCATCAAGGTGCTGAACGGCTTCCTGCTCGAGCAACCAGTCAAAAAAGTCATCGTCATCCTGGTTGGCGTGCAGAAACTCATCAACGGCAGGCGGAGCCGCCTCCAGCTTGCTGTACATGGCCGCCTTGGTTTTTTGCCCCTTTCGATGCTCTCCCTCGGAGATCAGGCCGGTTGCCAGCAACGCATCAAGGGCGATAAGACGGAAAGTGGTGAGCTTGCCACCGCTGACCGTAACCACGCCATTATCACCCCAGACGGCATGATCGCGACGCTCCTTGGAGGGATCCCCCCCTTTGCCGGAGGCAATCACGGGACGGACCCCCGCGATGGTGGCAAACACATCCTCACGGGAAATGGCCCGGCCAGGGAACTGGCTGTTGATCAATGTCAGCAGGTATTCCACTTCCTGATTGGAGGCACTGGCTTCGATATCCATATCCTGAGGATGATCCAGATCCGTGGTTCCTACGCAGGTCACCCCTTCCCAGGGAAACACAAATACCGGGCGACCATCCTCGGGGTGCATCACCGTCAGGCAATCTGAAACCGGCAGCCTTTCCGGATCCACAAACAAATGGCTACCGCGCAGGGGGCGGACTCTTGCTTCACTGCCGGAGAAACGATCTGCCCAGGCGCCGGTGGCATTCACGACCTGCTTCGCCTGAACGGTTCGTTTCTGATCTGATACCAGGTCGTGCAGCGAAACACTGAAACCCTGTTCTTCGCGGGCAACACTTGTCACTTGCAGGTAGTTTTCGGCAACGCCACCGTGACGGGTGGCCTCAAGCAAGGTTCTCATTACCAGACGACAGTCATCGGTAAGGGCATCGGTATAACACATGGCCCCTGTAAGTCCGTCAGTGTTTAGCGCCGGCGCCCTTTCTTTCACCTGCTGCAAGGAGAGGTAACGGTGATCACGGATGCCCGCCAGAAAGTCGTATAACCAAAGCACAGCTTTCATGGGCCAGCGCCCGGGAAATACCCCTTTTCTCAGGGGGAACAGGTAGGTGGCGCGCTCAACAAGACCGGGCAGCTCCTTGAGCAGCCGTTCGCGTTCCAGCAATGAATGACGGGTCAGTTTGACATCGCCCTGAGCAATATAGCGCAGGCCGCCATGCACCATCTTGGATGATCGGCTGGACGTTCCCCAGGCGTAATCACGCTGCTCTACCAGCAGGACTTTCAGGCCGCGGCGGGCCGCTTCCAGCATGACACCAGCGCCGGTAATACCGCCACCAATAACCAGTAGATCCCACTGCTGGTCAGCCAGTTGATCGATTTCGTTGCGTTTGCCAAGCATGTTGCTTTCCTGTTAGTCCTGATCATCCTGGAGCAGACAACCCGGATTGAGTTGCTGTCGGGGATCCATTGCATGTACCAGATCCTTGATAATCTGCATGCCCTGTGCGCCCTTCTCGTGCTTCAGCCAGGGTGCATGATCCCGCCCTACTCCATGCTGATGGCTGATCGTTCCACCGTGGGCGACCACCGTATCACTCGCAGCTTTTTTCATGGTTTGCCAGCGCTTCAGTGTCTTCTCGTAGCTATCAGAGCATCGAAACACGTAAGTGGTGTAGATACTGGAACCCTGCGGATACAGGTGTGAGAGATGAGTAAAGACATGAACCTCTTCACCGTCACCGGCGTTGTCACGCACGGCCTGCTCCATGGCGGTCATGGCCGAGGTTACCTGTTTCCAGTTCACCGCCGTTTCAAAGGTATCCACCACATAGCCATGTTCCCACAATCCATGACGCAGATACGGTGAACGGAACCGGGACTCTTCCCATTTCTTGCCCAGTAGCTCTCCAATCATGACGCCACCCGCGGCACGGATACGGCGCTTGCAGCTTGCCAGCATCTGGCGACTCTGGGATCTCTCGCCAGTCACGCCAAACGTGATCATGCATTTGCGATCACCGCATCCACGCACCGCCAGGTAACGATGCAACAGGGATACCATCTTTTCATGGCCGGCC belongs to Alcanivorax sediminis and includes:
- a CDS encoding ABC transporter permease, with the protein product MTKAWRSNAFRLQALAIFIAAIAMTTMLVLRNSVDDRFNQRTAVALGGDLVLEGTRFPEPAQRNALEAMPHTESVNFASVLIHEEQFLLASVRAVSQSFPLYGQIQVSDDRFSSPYDETSGPQPGNIWLAGQALDRLKMQVGQTITLGEKAFLIERVIVQEPDQQSGFYSMNPRAMISLQDLDDTGVLGAGSRYRHNLLVAAEEQERERLEQALAATLRPDQEVETVVNTELRERGPIQQLFLWSQLAIMLVVLLCAAAIFLTARHRARQQQTLCAVMKTVGANQQQIAKRLLGADALALFIPALAGVLLASMLGAFIATRLDSNAPFQWQAVLQGLTGPVILWLGFAAPTLWQQLSLSPLSLLRGADDIGSRLPMLIALATPIPLALLLTGSFTTLWPLLLLTCAIAIGLPVLLWPLIMLIDSLLRSAPLPARLAFRRLSRRKTTTLPLLAALIISLSVLSMSMHAGRQLLSDWQSTLPEQAPNYFVINLFDEDLEGFEQWLDQHNSDVQPLYPVVRARLTSINGESVRDAVTKEEDRAERALNRDLSLTESNTLPDSNLVSEGRMANQPGEVTVESKLADSLGLKVGDEVTFTGSAMPITASVTGLREVDWESFAPNFYFMFAEGTLSSQDRTWITSFYLPEDRAAELSQLVGQFPQVSLLDVNAILSSLQDIIAQASQAAFMVGALLMAAALLVLSAAILTTADQLRRDNSLLTTLGAETPILRKTAALQAFFMTGGAALLATLIHSLALWPLGERLFDGRLPFSLWQALPWLLPLLLTLTVAFLPPMTSREQARQ
- a CDS encoding multidrug effflux MFS transporter gives rise to the protein MPTISAGRLAVILGSLVALGPLAIDTYLPALLTMAGHFQVPIHDVEISVSVYVMGVAAGQWLGGPFSDQFGRKPVAYGGLLLFVAGSLMIPFSADVQQLYVLRFLQALGGGATAVIAAASVRDHFSGKEAARVLTTIGLVMLLAPLLAPAIGSLLLSTAGWESIFYMLAIYGMMLGLVVAFMLPTVSAQGGNEPLRKRLFTSYGRVVRERRAMGFILANALSFSAMFTFITDAAFLYMDYFGLSAAQFPIAFGANVVTMLALNRLNVILLRYYETAAIMRAGLIIQSVAAMVLLLLSLSGWLTLWMVIPLVMVVCGMMALVMPNGIACFLSLFERDSGAATGLNGTLQFLMAGVVGAALGSFHNGTPLPMTLLMTMASVSALMLFLLLTREEPRS
- a CDS encoding cation:proton antiporter, which codes for MELEIAYQLAIITVVAFACQWLAWRIKLPAILPLLLTGLALGPLTGVVSPQDLFGDLLLPGVSLAVSIILFEGAMTLRFDEIRGLEKTVQRLVTWGALITWSVVTLSAWWLLDLPLGLALLFGALVVVTGPTVIVPLLRSVRPVSSVSRLLRWEGIVIDPIGAILAVLAYELVVATGQDGAILHSLWLFFQAILVGGVIGSLVALGLAELLRRHLIPEYLRSFLVLSMVIGEFVLANGLSEESGLVAVTATGIVLANRKGVRTDDILHFKENLSVMLISVLFIVLAARLQMEELSQLSATALAVLVIIQLVARPLSVLASTMGSSLNWREKSLLAWIAPRGIVAAAISALFAERLQQNGVAGAEMLVPLTFMVIIGTVALQSLTARPLARLLKVAEPAPRGFLIIGGNPVARAIGAALQKNNFPVTVTDSSWEAIRAARMEGLGTFYGNPVSQHADQYLDLVGSGKLLGLSPRRELNTMSTMRYRIEFGEQNIFSLPTLKTDKEVKHEVAPEHRGATLFGADMSYARLASLLSQGAEIRKTRLTEEFDFDAYRNTPGRQVWPLFAIDPRDRIQVFTAESQPEPKAGWHVLGLIKEDAAKEEARAEARAEAAAEKVAADKEKEKDKDNQ
- a CDS encoding MerR family transcriptional regulator; the encoded protein is MRVSDLARQADTTSETVRHYTDIGLLKPFRDPGNGYRHYDVADLRLLRFALKARSLGFTLADIQSLATASEEGETPCVQVRSLIERRLEEVESRIRELQALSERMRSAMTEWQDKPDCHLDDGRVCGLIDAVVGEDEARSGR
- a CDS encoding FGGY-family carbohydrate kinase, whose translation is MEAPLFLALDQGTQSSRAMLFDAAGELVAKAQRHIEPYVARQPGWAEQDADYFWEELGQACQALWLEFPELKARVVGVSLTTQRASVVCLDSRKKPLRPVIIWLDQRRAARPPELPLWLSAPVKLLGQGETLRQFQSKAECNWLAEDEPDIWSRTTHFLLLSGYLNYRLTGEIRDCTAAQVGYIPYDYKRSQWAASHDMKWKALRIRPDQLPELVAPGEQIGRITEKSSRHTGIPQGLPVIASGADKACEVLGSGAFSPEIGNLSYGTTATFNTCNARYVEPIPFVPAYGAAVPDRFNSEIIVQRGYWMVNWFKREFAREEVDRAEQLGVSPESLFESFLTETPPGAMGLTLQPFWNPGVRIPGPEAKGAIVGFGDVHTRAHLYRAIIEGIAYALREGKERLEKRNGVKVTHLKVSGGGSQSDVIMQITADIFGIPAERPHTSETSGLGAAINIAVAMGIHHDHQAAVHAMTRPGARFMPRPEYARTYDKLYRHVYQRLYPQLAPLYRSIRRITGYPAR
- a CDS encoding glycerol-3-phosphate dehydrogenase/oxidase, translated to MLGKRNEIDQLADQQWDLLVIGGGITGAGVMLEAARRGLKVLLVEQRDYAWGTSSRSSKMVHGGLRYIAQGDVKLTRHSLLERERLLKELPGLVERATYLFPLRKGVFPGRWPMKAVLWLYDFLAGIRDHRYLSLQQVKERAPALNTDGLTGAMCYTDALTDDCRLVMRTLLEATRHGGVAENYLQVTSVAREEQGFSVSLHDLVSDQKRTVQAKQVVNATGAWADRFSGSEARVRPLRGSHLFVDPERLPVSDCLTVMHPEDGRPVFVFPWEGVTCVGTTDLDHPQDMDIEASASNQEVEYLLTLINSQFPGRAISREDVFATIAGVRPVIASGKGGDPSKERRDHAVWGDNGVVTVSGGKLTTFRLIALDALLATGLISEGEHRKGQKTKAAMYSKLEAAPPAVDEFLHANQDDDDFFDWLLEQEAVQHLDDLMLRRTRLGLTRPQAGVAVLERRREQIKAALGWDDERWEKELSRYLDIHQQFYGVPVAPVVDNRKAG